A genomic window from Trueperella bialowiezensis includes:
- the pknB gene encoding Stk1 family PASTA domain-containing Ser/Thr kinase, with protein MAEIPRVLGDRYEVGDLIGRGGMAQVHLGYDTRLSRTVAVKVLRTDHATDPTFIARFRREAQSAAALNHPSIVAVYDTGEETVESASGRTMSLPYIVMEYVKGRTVSQLLSKGDALPINEAVQIVVGVLSALEYSHREGIVHRDIKPGNIMLTPDGKVKVMDFGIARAIADSAATMTQTNSVVGTAQYLSPEQARGEVVDARSDLYSTGCLLYELLTGQPPFRGDSAVAVAYQHVSQEPANPKSIAADVPDAIDRVVMKSLAKRREDRYQSAADMRSDLLAASRGEHVSAPAVSAYRTEVVPAPTQVAPAQAASAPSQQTATQPQAEPEEKESKRNKTFIVLGVILLLLAVVGIGWAIKNANEDPRANETTAVQTTVPDLTGMNETQVREALQAVNLKLNIGDPVEDDDIAEGLYVSSNPQIGSTITEGETVTVHFSSGKGSVNVPDLTNGSYTQDQAKQALEAAGLEVGRVDTKDVPGRASDIVAETSPAAGTKVERGSSVNLVVASGEIVLEDVRGMSRSDAETLLRSELKVPLISITESETADAEPGTVIAQSPLAGKVPFDQSVELVIAKAPPPQPTPEPTQAPPAPNPQPEPEPEPNTSEQSGS; from the coding sequence ATGGCAGAAATACCCCGCGTCCTAGGTGACCGCTACGAGGTCGGGGACCTCATCGGTCGCGGCGGGATGGCGCAAGTGCATTTGGGGTACGACACCCGGCTATCACGGACAGTCGCCGTGAAGGTTCTTCGTACCGATCACGCCACGGATCCGACATTCATTGCACGCTTCCGTAGGGAAGCCCAGTCGGCGGCAGCGCTCAACCACCCGTCCATTGTGGCCGTGTATGACACGGGCGAAGAGACCGTTGAATCGGCATCCGGGCGCACAATGTCGCTTCCCTACATCGTCATGGAATACGTCAAGGGCCGCACCGTCTCCCAACTGCTGTCCAAGGGTGACGCGCTACCGATTAACGAGGCCGTGCAGATCGTCGTCGGCGTGCTCTCCGCCCTCGAATACTCGCATCGGGAAGGTATCGTCCACCGCGACATCAAGCCGGGCAACATTATGCTCACCCCGGACGGCAAGGTGAAAGTGATGGACTTCGGCATCGCGCGAGCGATCGCCGATTCGGCCGCCACGATGACTCAGACGAATTCGGTGGTGGGTACAGCCCAGTATCTTTCGCCCGAGCAGGCCCGCGGCGAAGTTGTTGACGCGCGCTCCGACCTGTATTCCACAGGTTGCCTGCTCTACGAGCTGCTCACCGGGCAGCCCCCGTTCCGCGGCGATTCTGCGGTTGCGGTTGCCTACCAACACGTGTCGCAGGAGCCCGCGAACCCGAAGTCGATCGCCGCGGACGTTCCGGACGCGATCGACCGAGTGGTCATGAAATCTTTGGCTAAGCGCCGGGAAGATCGCTATCAGAGCGCGGCAGACATGCGCTCAGATCTGCTGGCTGCCTCGCGTGGCGAACACGTTTCGGCGCCAGCCGTGTCAGCGTATCGCACCGAAGTGGTTCCCGCTCCAACACAGGTTGCTCCTGCCCAAGCTGCCAGTGCGCCTTCCCAGCAAACCGCTACGCAGCCGCAGGCCGAACCTGAGGAGAAAGAGTCGAAACGCAATAAGACGTTCATCGTTCTCGGCGTGATCTTGCTGTTGCTCGCCGTCGTTGGAATCGGATGGGCGATCAAGAACGCTAACGAGGATCCGCGCGCGAACGAAACCACTGCCGTGCAAACCACGGTTCCGGATCTGACGGGCATGAACGAAACCCAAGTGCGCGAAGCACTGCAGGCCGTTAATCTCAAGCTCAACATTGGAGATCCGGTTGAGGACGACGACATCGCCGAAGGTCTCTACGTGTCATCCAACCCGCAGATCGGTTCCACGATCACCGAGGGTGAGACCGTGACCGTGCACTTCTCCTCCGGTAAGGGAAGCGTGAACGTTCCCGATCTGACGAACGGAAGCTACACGCAAGATCAGGCCAAGCAAGCGCTCGAAGCCGCTGGCCTGGAAGTTGGCAGAGTAGACACTAAGGATGTGCCAGGGCGTGCCAGCGACATCGTTGCGGAAACCTCCCCGGCGGCCGGCACCAAGGTTGAGCGCGGAAGCTCCGTCAACCTCGTGGTTGCGTCCGGCGAGATCGTGTTGGAAGACGTCCGCGGCATGAGCAGATCCGACGCCGAAACCCTGTTGCGTTCCGAGCTCAAGGTTCCGCTGATTTCCATCACCGAATCTGAGACTGCCGACGCCGAACCAGGCACCGTGATCGCGCAAAGCCCGCTCGCTGGCAAGGTTCCTTTCGACCAGAGTGTCGAGCTCGTGATCGCTAAAGCACCGCCACCACAGCCTACGCCCGAGCCCACTCAGGCGCCGCCAGCTCCAAACCCGCAGCCTGAACCGGAGCCCGAGCCGAACACGTCCGAACAGTCAGGTAGCTGA
- a CDS encoding peptidoglycan D,D-transpeptidase FtsI family protein, whose product MNPPLRKLTAVVMIMFVTVMIAATSISFFRADSLNADARNARTLYKQYGVDRGPIIVAGEKITDSVETASPYNYQRSYLQPELYAHLTGYFSVSHNAMTGLERAENPILGGSATELAPQRLGEMLTGADPEGGAVALTIDPAAQQAAWDALGERRGAVVAIEPQTGKILAMVSKPSFDPNLIASHDSDTANDAWESYNSAESKPLLNRAIGDDLYAPGSVFKIITTAAMIENGANADEPVEAPHSYSPPGTTHEIFNPGRLHCGDGSGSVPLRTAFVESCNTAFAIGGLELGAEKMTEMAEAFGFHQELEIPLTVRPSRFPEPQDQAELAGASFGQYNVVTSPLQMAMVAAAIANDGKLMTPYLVHQRLTADLGVISTTSPSTFSTPISKDTAEQLESMMIDVVNKGTGAYAASSHVQVAGKTGSAEIAAGVEPHAWFAGYDASDKPRVAVGVFVENGGDGGQQAGPIARAVIEAVVAK is encoded by the coding sequence GTGAATCCGCCTCTTCGTAAACTAACCGCGGTTGTCATGATCATGTTCGTGACCGTGATGATCGCTGCGACGTCGATTTCCTTTTTCCGTGCTGATTCCTTGAACGCGGATGCCCGTAACGCGCGCACGTTGTATAAGCAGTACGGCGTGGATCGAGGCCCGATCATTGTGGCTGGCGAAAAGATTACGGATTCGGTGGAGACCGCCTCGCCGTACAACTATCAGCGCAGCTACCTGCAGCCGGAGCTGTACGCGCATCTGACCGGGTATTTTTCGGTGTCTCATAATGCGATGACCGGGCTTGAACGTGCAGAAAACCCGATTTTGGGCGGCAGCGCAACTGAGCTTGCACCGCAGCGGCTGGGGGAGATGTTGACGGGCGCTGATCCGGAAGGTGGCGCGGTTGCTCTGACGATAGATCCCGCCGCACAGCAAGCAGCCTGGGATGCGCTGGGGGAGCGCCGTGGCGCCGTCGTCGCCATCGAACCGCAGACGGGCAAGATTCTGGCGATGGTGTCCAAGCCGTCGTTTGATCCGAACCTTATCGCCTCGCATGATTCAGACACGGCGAACGACGCCTGGGAGTCGTATAACTCCGCCGAATCGAAGCCGCTGCTCAACAGGGCAATCGGCGATGATCTGTATGCTCCCGGTTCGGTGTTCAAGATTATTACCACCGCGGCCATGATCGAGAACGGCGCGAACGCTGACGAGCCAGTGGAAGCCCCACACAGCTATTCTCCTCCTGGTACAACCCACGAGATTTTCAACCCGGGCAGGTTGCACTGCGGTGACGGTTCGGGCTCGGTCCCCCTGCGCACGGCTTTCGTGGAGTCGTGTAATACGGCCTTCGCGATTGGTGGGCTCGAACTGGGTGCTGAGAAGATGACTGAAATGGCTGAGGCTTTCGGTTTCCACCAAGAGCTGGAGATTCCGTTGACTGTGCGCCCGTCGCGCTTCCCTGAACCGCAAGACCAAGCGGAACTGGCCGGAGCGTCATTCGGACAGTACAACGTGGTCACCTCTCCGCTGCAAATGGCAATGGTCGCCGCCGCGATCGCGAACGACGGAAAACTCATGACCCCCTACCTCGTCCACCAGCGGCTCACCGCTGATCTCGGGGTCATTTCCACCACCTCGCCATCAACGTTTAGTACGCCGATCAGCAAAGACACCGCTGAACAGCTCGAATCCATGATGATCGACGTCGTCAACAAAGGCACCGGAGCGTACGCCGCATCAAGCCACGTGCAAGTTGCGGGCAAAACCGGCTCGGCAGAAATCGCCGCGGGCGTGGAACCGCACGCCTGGTTCGCCGGTTACGACGCGAGCGACAAGCCGCGCGTGGCCGTGGGCGTGTTCGTAGAGAACGGTGGCGACGGCGGTCAACAAGCAGGCCCCATCGCACGCGCAGTCATAGAAGCGGTGGTGGCGAAATAA
- a CDS encoding FtsW/RodA/SpoVE family cell cycle protein: MSVVAQKNVSNGRFRELGLLVLALAIVLMGWVLVYQGVTVDPPSALPENFAKVAGIAAGFVLAGHIAIRLATPWADPIFYPTAVLLTGLGLVMIHRIDDVLVARGESAEVGGQAMLAGAGLVLMVITIAVIRDHRLLRRITYISLIAGVVLLLLPMVPGLGRTVYGARIWINVAGFSYQPAELAKIFFAIFFAGYLVSQRDNLALAGKKFLGIQLPRARHFGPIIVGWAASMIVLVLEKDFGTAVLFFGLFVAMLYVSTERVSWLIIGGLLTAVGVYFIVQVMPHIQARFDIWLDPLSAELYDAKHGSYQIVQGWFGMASGGLFGTGLGRGYPANASQSNSDMIIASFGEEIGLIGLLAMLSVYLVFCARALKTAIDLRDGFGKLLASGLGFTIALQCFIVAGGVTGVIPMTGLAMPFIALGGSALLTNWIIVGLLLRMSDAARRPYVPDSTPLPDIDDAVPAASEPEPAADSDADTDETTNMSALTGEDRYPTEVVR; the protein is encoded by the coding sequence GTGAGCGTCGTCGCCCAAAAGAATGTGAGTAATGGCCGGTTCCGTGAACTGGGCCTGCTCGTGCTTGCCCTTGCCATTGTGCTCATGGGATGGGTACTCGTCTATCAGGGTGTGACGGTGGATCCGCCGTCGGCACTTCCAGAGAATTTTGCGAAAGTCGCAGGGATTGCCGCCGGTTTCGTGCTCGCTGGACATATTGCTATTCGGCTGGCAACGCCGTGGGCGGATCCGATTTTCTATCCGACAGCCGTGTTGCTCACCGGGCTCGGTCTGGTGATGATCCACCGGATCGACGACGTGCTTGTGGCCCGCGGGGAAAGCGCCGAGGTGGGTGGCCAGGCCATGCTTGCCGGGGCGGGCCTTGTGCTCATGGTCATCACGATTGCAGTGATTCGTGATCATCGCTTGCTGCGCAGGATCACCTATATTTCGCTGATCGCGGGCGTGGTGTTGTTGCTGTTGCCGATGGTCCCTGGCCTTGGCCGTACGGTCTATGGCGCGCGGATTTGGATTAATGTGGCTGGTTTTTCGTATCAGCCGGCAGAGCTAGCAAAAATATTTTTCGCGATTTTCTTCGCGGGTTATTTGGTGAGTCAACGCGATAATCTGGCGTTGGCAGGCAAGAAGTTCCTCGGCATTCAGCTGCCGCGAGCGCGTCATTTCGGTCCGATTATTGTGGGCTGGGCGGCGTCGATGATCGTGCTCGTGTTGGAAAAAGATTTCGGCACGGCCGTATTGTTCTTTGGTTTGTTTGTGGCGATGCTCTACGTGAGTACCGAACGGGTGTCGTGGCTGATCATTGGTGGTTTGTTGACGGCCGTCGGCGTGTATTTCATCGTTCAGGTGATGCCACATATTCAGGCGCGTTTTGATATTTGGTTGGATCCGCTCAGCGCCGAGTTGTATGACGCCAAGCATGGCTCGTATCAGATCGTTCAGGGCTGGTTTGGGATGGCTTCGGGCGGACTGTTCGGTACCGGGCTCGGCAGGGGTTATCCGGCGAATGCGTCGCAGTCGAATTCGGACATGATTATCGCCTCGTTCGGTGAAGAGATCGGGCTGATCGGCCTGCTGGCAATGCTGTCGGTGTACCTCGTGTTCTGTGCTCGTGCGCTCAAAACGGCGATCGATTTACGCGACGGCTTCGGCAAACTTCTCGCCTCCGGCCTCGGTTTCACGATTGCACTCCAGTGCTTTATCGTTGCCGGCGGCGTGACGGGCGTGATCCCCATGACCGGCCTGGCGATGCCGTTCATTGCACTCGGCGGCTCGGCTCTGCTGACGAATTGGATTATTGTGGGCTTGCTGTTGCGCATGTCGGATGCAGCCCGGCGTCCGTACGTGCCCGATTCGACACCGCTTCCTGATATCGACGACGCCGTTCCCGCGGCTAGCGAGCCGGAACCCGCGGCCGATTCTGATGCCGACACCGATGAGACGACGAACATGTCCGCGCTTACTGGTGAAGACCGTTATCCGACGGAGGTGGTCCGGTGA
- a CDS encoding PP2C family protein-serine/threonine phosphatase, whose protein sequence is MTINLRYTAMSDVGLIRKSNQDAGYASANLLVLADGMGGAAGGDIASSVVVAHLAEIDDVHQAEDLVPLLVSTLEEAHEDLIARAEEKAELAGLGTTCIAILRASNKLGMVHVGDSRAYLLRDNKLTQITRDHTLVQYLLDKGEITAEEAENHPKRNVIMRNIGDTPEPIELDESVREAVPGDRWLLASDGLFGVVSNESISQTLTEHEDLDECARELIDLALAAGAPDNVTVVLADVVDDDRTPDAKPVIVGSAAVDAGRPTRAGRSAAGSLARLRRRPEAEAEDSDVERAPGRWARLAAIVALVLLFGGGATGAYAWSQTQYYVAPAAGNIGIYKGVPANLGPITLSQLYERSDVTIGDLNQIARDRLEEPITRGSLEEARQVVDDLAKQEKPADPPATPADTSTPTGPAVFPSTNPSPSSSTTPSPSATSSGSPQPADDSDGTSKPGRAGGGS, encoded by the coding sequence GTGACGATTAATCTGCGCTACACAGCGATGTCCGATGTCGGCCTGATTCGTAAGTCGAATCAGGATGCCGGCTACGCGTCAGCGAACCTGTTGGTTCTTGCTGACGGGATGGGCGGAGCGGCCGGCGGCGATATTGCGTCGTCGGTGGTGGTGGCGCATTTGGCCGAGATTGACGACGTTCACCAAGCTGAAGATCTCGTGCCTTTGCTGGTCAGTACGTTGGAAGAGGCCCATGAGGATCTGATCGCGCGCGCTGAGGAAAAGGCGGAGCTCGCGGGTCTAGGTACTACGTGTATCGCGATTTTGCGGGCCTCGAACAAGCTTGGCATGGTTCATGTGGGTGATTCTCGCGCATATTTGTTGCGCGATAACAAGCTGACACAGATCACCCGCGATCACACGCTCGTCCAATATTTGTTGGATAAGGGTGAGATCACTGCCGAGGAGGCCGAGAATCATCCGAAGCGTAACGTGATCATGCGCAACATCGGTGATACTCCTGAGCCGATCGAGTTGGATGAATCGGTTCGCGAGGCCGTGCCAGGGGATCGCTGGCTGTTGGCCTCGGATGGGCTTTTCGGCGTCGTGTCGAATGAGAGTATTTCGCAGACTCTGACCGAACATGAGGATCTTGACGAGTGCGCTCGCGAGTTGATTGATCTCGCGTTGGCGGCGGGTGCTCCGGATAATGTGACGGTGGTGCTTGCCGACGTCGTCGACGACGACCGGACGCCAGACGCCAAACCGGTGATCGTCGGTTCGGCGGCGGTGGATGCGGGCAGGCCGACGCGCGCGGGTAGGTCGGCGGCGGGCAGTCTGGCACGCTTGCGGCGCAGGCCGGAGGCCGAAGCTGAGGATAGCGACGTCGAACGAGCACCGGGCAGGTGGGCTCGCCTGGCGGCGATAGTTGCGTTGGTCTTGCTGTTTGGTGGTGGTGCGACTGGCGCGTATGCCTGGTCGCAGACCCAGTATTATGTGGCTCCCGCGGCCGGCAATATTGGCATATATAAGGGTGTTCCGGCGAACCTCGGGCCGATCACGCTTTCGCAATTGTATGAGCGGTCTGATGTGACGATTGGGGACCTCAACCAGATTGCACGCGACCGGCTCGAAGAGCCGATCACTCGCGGGTCGTTGGAAGAGGCACGCCAAGTGGTAGACGATCTAGCTAAGCAGGAAAAGCCTGCGGATCCTCCCGCGACGCCGGCGGATACGTCCACTCCGACAGGTCCGGCAGTTTTCCCGTCGACCAATCCATCCCCGAGTTCGTCGACCACCCCGTCGCCCAGCGCGACCAGTTCAGGCAGCCCACAACCAGCTGACGATTCTGATGGCACGTCGAAGCCGGGGCGGGCAGGAGGCGGATCGTGA
- a CDS encoding FHA domain-containing protein FhaB/FipA, with protein MSAVVVALLRLSFLALLWIFVLFVLLTIKNDVFGTSVNSRGFTGQGRPRLRERTTPNKPRAQAPSRASDASLVVSSGSLAGTTLPLSGATVTIGRSPDSALVLDDGYTSARHARIFNSGGDWYVEDLNSTNGTWVGKEKIYQPTRLSYGAPITIGQTTLELRR; from the coding sequence ATGAGTGCTGTTGTTGTGGCGTTATTGCGCCTGAGTTTCCTCGCGTTGCTGTGGATTTTCGTGCTGTTCGTATTGCTTACGATCAAGAATGACGTGTTCGGCACGTCAGTGAATTCACGTGGATTTACAGGGCAGGGGCGCCCGCGGTTGCGAGAGCGTACGACGCCGAACAAACCACGCGCACAAGCACCTTCCCGCGCCAGTGATGCTTCGCTCGTCGTATCCAGCGGATCGCTCGCGGGCACAACACTGCCGCTGTCCGGAGCCACGGTCACTATTGGCCGCTCACCTGATTCGGCGCTTGTGCTCGATGACGGCTACACGTCAGCCCGCCACGCCAGAATTTTTAATAGCGGCGGGGATTGGTATGTTGAAGACCTTAATTCTACGAACGGCACGTGGGTGGGTAAAGAGAAGATCTACCAGCCCACGCGCCTGAGTTACGGGGCGCCAATCACGATTGGCCAGACCACTTTGGAGTTACGCCGGTGA
- a CDS encoding FhaA domain-containing protein, with protein MSAFDRIERGVESAFENVFSRAFRSDLKPVELASGIKKAMDDRAAAVSRERVVVPNEFDVILSESDFGKIAEWGEEAMRDELISVATSYAEEQRYTFLGPVTISFSHDSELSRGKLIVRARSKRGPAAPATTRDASPENPIIDVNGERYLLTGTVTVIGRGSAADIKVDDSGVSRRHLELRITPGGVIATDLNTTNGTYVEGHRITAATLLDGNTITIGRTRIMFWTSPEML; from the coding sequence ATGAGCGCATTCGACAGAATCGAACGCGGCGTGGAAAGCGCATTCGAGAACGTGTTCTCTCGCGCTTTCAGGTCGGACCTTAAACCTGTAGAGCTTGCATCCGGCATCAAGAAAGCGATGGACGATCGCGCGGCAGCCGTGAGCAGAGAGCGCGTGGTTGTTCCTAATGAATTTGACGTGATTCTTTCGGAATCTGATTTTGGAAAGATCGCAGAATGGGGCGAGGAGGCGATGCGTGACGAGCTGATATCCGTGGCAACCTCGTATGCGGAAGAGCAGCGGTACACGTTCCTTGGCCCGGTCACGATTAGTTTCAGTCACGATTCTGAGCTATCCCGCGGAAAACTCATCGTACGCGCACGGTCCAAGCGTGGCCCTGCAGCGCCGGCAACGACGCGGGATGCCAGCCCGGAAAATCCGATCATTGACGTGAACGGCGAACGCTACCTGTTAACCGGAACGGTCACGGTGATCGGGCGTGGATCGGCTGCTGATATTAAGGTTGACGATTCTGGAGTATCGCGCCGTCACCTGGAGTTGCGGATTACGCCCGGCGGCGTGATCGCCACTGATCTCAACACCACGAACGGCACCTATGTTGAAGGCCACCGGATCACGGCCGCAACGCTGTTGGACGGGAATACGATCACGATAGGTCGCACCCGCATCATGTTTTGGACAAGCCCGGAGATGCTATGA
- a CDS encoding macro domain-containing protein, whose amino-acid sequence MLPLSEYQDAIKLSEPFPVPADDTRSTYDLLMTALGGLPDKHYTGTTGVAHLSTDDGLLRWLQAELALRDPAPVNPVAGRAINTLLYRQVGEHGRVEANNLRRVNALLPQNDFGQASETVLYRGDMRQLVIDVIVNTALPSLTGCRIPLHGCLDSVLHAQAGPWMRNDCAKIMEMQGLDEEPAGNAKITRGYRLPARYVIHTVGPDVKDGQIEEQDREILYNCYWNSLDLAGKMPDVRSIAFPAIATGYNAFPIREAATIALGAVNDWMDAHGHNLDLIVFSVQSEEDALVYADVLNTWID is encoded by the coding sequence ATGCTGCCACTGTCTGAATATCAAGACGCCATTAAGCTTTCGGAACCGTTCCCGGTACCGGCTGACGACACCCGCTCCACCTACGACCTACTGATGACCGCCCTCGGCGGGCTCCCCGACAAGCACTACACCGGCACAACCGGCGTGGCACATCTTTCTACCGACGACGGCCTGTTGCGCTGGCTCCAAGCCGAACTGGCCCTGCGTGATCCGGCTCCCGTCAACCCGGTGGCCGGCCGTGCGATTAACACCCTGCTCTACCGGCAGGTAGGTGAACACGGGCGAGTCGAGGCGAATAACCTCCGCCGAGTCAACGCCCTACTCCCGCAAAACGACTTCGGACAGGCCTCGGAAACCGTGCTGTACCGCGGGGATATGCGCCAGCTCGTCATCGACGTCATCGTGAATACTGCACTCCCATCACTGACCGGGTGCCGCATTCCCCTGCACGGATGCCTCGACTCCGTACTGCACGCTCAGGCCGGGCCGTGGATGCGCAACGACTGCGCGAAAATCATGGAGATGCAAGGCCTAGATGAAGAGCCTGCAGGCAACGCGAAAATTACCCGCGGATACCGGCTACCCGCGCGCTATGTGATCCACACGGTTGGCCCCGATGTGAAAGACGGCCAGATCGAAGAGCAGGACCGGGAGATCCTCTACAACTGCTACTGGAACTCACTCGATCTGGCTGGCAAAATGCCTGACGTGCGCTCGATCGCCTTCCCGGCTATTGCCACCGGCTACAACGCTTTCCCAATCCGCGAAGCCGCAACAATCGCGCTCGGCGCAGTCAATGATTGGATGGACGCGCACGGCCACAACCTCGACCTCATCGTTTTCTCGGTACAGTCCGAGGAAGATGCGCTCGTGTATGCCGACGTGCTCAACACCTGGATCGACTAA
- a CDS encoding ribonuclease H family protein — protein MSNPIGNPKPGYDLVIATDGSCSGNPGPGGWAWVEQISGQTQAGGSPSTTNNIMELTAMISALEFAGPEPDLLLRSDSSYVIKAMTEWAPGWRRRGWKKADGKPVLNLELIQRMLELYESRTGRTDVEWVRGHSGDAANEMADSLAVEQTAKFAQN, from the coding sequence ATGTCGAATCCTATTGGAAACCCGAAACCTGGCTACGATCTCGTGATTGCTACGGACGGCTCGTGTTCTGGCAACCCCGGCCCTGGCGGTTGGGCGTGGGTGGAGCAAATCTCTGGGCAGACGCAAGCGGGCGGTTCGCCGTCGACGACGAACAACATCATGGAACTGACCGCCATGATTTCGGCGCTAGAGTTCGCTGGCCCGGAGCCTGATCTGCTGCTGCGTTCGGATTCCAGCTATGTGATCAAGGCGATGACGGAGTGGGCGCCCGGCTGGCGGCGTCGCGGCTGGAAGAAAGCGGACGGCAAGCCCGTTCTCAACCTAGAACTGATCCAGCGGATGCTTGAGCTTTACGAGTCGCGTACCGGGCGCACGGACGTGGAGTGGGTGCGCGGCCATAGTGGCGACGCCGCCAACGAGATGGCCGATTCGCTTGCGGTGGAGCAGACGGCGAAATTCGCGCAGAACTAG
- a CDS encoding DsbA family oxidoreductase, giving the protein MAHQIVVHVWSDIACPWCWIGKQRLEKGIELSGKDVAVEYHSYQLYPDASSSEDRSYAQALADIKNANIDDVVPMIEQVAEVASAEGLELNWQNAKHVGTFLAHQFVYAAKAHGNTAEEAAELGGKAFERLYRAHFSEGRNVGDTDTLLELAEDIGLDVERVSAELESGEHANSVRSDIRDARSLGIQGVPFFVVGGKFGISGAQPPQVYADTINRALAEIQYARAQEVPVEIPEITSDDGGVDRP; this is encoded by the coding sequence ATGGCACATCAGATTGTTGTTCACGTGTGGTCCGATATCGCATGTCCGTGGTGTTGGATCGGTAAACAGCGCCTCGAAAAAGGCATCGAGCTGTCAGGCAAAGACGTCGCAGTCGAATACCACTCCTACCAGCTCTACCCCGACGCCTCCTCATCCGAGGATCGCAGCTACGCGCAGGCGCTCGCCGACATCAAGAATGCGAACATCGACGACGTCGTCCCCATGATCGAACAGGTCGCCGAGGTCGCATCAGCCGAAGGCCTCGAACTGAACTGGCAGAACGCCAAGCACGTAGGAACTTTCCTCGCTCACCAATTCGTCTACGCGGCGAAAGCCCACGGTAACACGGCTGAAGAGGCCGCCGAGCTGGGCGGTAAAGCGTTCGAGCGGCTCTACCGCGCCCACTTTTCGGAAGGGCGCAATGTGGGCGATACAGATACGTTGCTTGAACTCGCCGAAGATATCGGTTTGGATGTTGAGCGCGTGAGCGCTGAACTTGAATCCGGTGAACACGCGAACTCCGTGCGCTCCGACATCCGCGACGCCCGCAGCCTCGGCATCCAAGGCGTGCCCTTCTTCGTGGTCGGCGGAAAATTCGGCATCTCCGGCGCACAACCACCACAGGTTTACGCGGACACGATCAACCGCGCCCTCGCCGAAATCCAATACGCTCGCGCGCAAGAAGTTCCCGTAGAAATTCCAGAGATCACCAGCGACGACGGCGGTGTAGACCGCCCGTAA